A single genomic interval of Methanooceanicella nereidis harbors:
- a CDS encoding ATP-binding protein yields the protein MPGKNYSNNIIKFLLIATTATILINAILLLLPTSISIFYETIQFLWPVLCIILLANIYHSSQDKNIRHLSLLYAIALIPWTLTILLWEVLLPIFFYNDLAYYITGFGFLVSYAIIAYGLYRLKNSKQWYIQSSPNHLINFIAIILAISAIIFVLVNLSLDDPRLIDIITLLTYIMGDIVILSLCSKLIVMNLKADLKYIIIFIAGFVFINSIADTLFLMRWILPMKYIFSFKVSLLTDVIYTVSLIFLTVALLVYNTDLKNRALAEIRKKLDDNKIFIDNMIAHSPDPMCVWDRSGNIMLINDPFLKIFDTKRADIIGKFNLFEHAYSMDKELSDKIKNVANGNSLFIPKMKICLSKNNGHDRHVSLKIFPIYDSYGEITSYVSNLDDITERLRTEEELLDSKLQNEFYLDLMTHDINNMNQIGMGFLELADDIIEREGSLGKDNSILIGRPMEAFRNSSRLIENVRKIQKVKNKDLAFEKFDINNVLEEVKNDHKDIQGRDITINLYPENGHTAIANQFIKDVFTNLIGNSIKHSQNSGPVVIDVKTERTIVDNKEYCKVNIEDNGPGIPDPRKDEVFGRFATGSAKTRGLGLGLYLVKVLVESFNGKVWVEDKVAGDHTKGCRFVVLLPMAEQ from the coding sequence ATGCCCGGTAAAAACTACTCGAACAACATCATAAAATTCCTGCTCATCGCGACAACAGCCACCATATTAATAAACGCAATATTACTGCTGCTACCCACATCAATATCCATATTCTACGAAACTATCCAGTTCCTCTGGCCGGTCCTCTGCATAATACTTTTAGCGAACATCTATCATTCCAGCCAGGATAAAAACATCAGACATCTGTCATTATTATACGCTATAGCCCTCATACCATGGACTCTCACGATATTATTATGGGAAGTATTGCTGCCCATATTTTTCTATAACGACCTTGCATACTATATAACCGGATTCGGGTTTTTAGTATCCTACGCCATTATCGCATACGGCCTTTACCGGCTGAAGAATTCAAAACAGTGGTACATCCAGTCATCGCCGAACCACCTGATCAATTTTATCGCAATAATATTAGCAATAAGCGCGATCATATTCGTCCTCGTAAACTTGAGCCTGGATGACCCCCGGCTGATAGACATCATCACTTTACTGACCTATATCATGGGGGATATTGTCATCCTGTCATTATGCTCCAAGCTGATAGTGATGAACCTCAAGGCCGACCTGAAATATATTATCATTTTTATCGCCGGGTTCGTTTTCATCAATTCGATAGCTGATACCCTTTTCCTGATGAGATGGATACTGCCCATGAAATACATATTCTCATTCAAGGTATCACTGCTAACAGACGTGATCTATACCGTGTCATTAATATTTTTGACAGTGGCCCTGCTTGTGTATAACACGGACCTGAAGAACAGGGCGCTGGCGGAGATCCGTAAAAAGCTTGACGATAACAAAATATTCATAGACAACATGATAGCACATTCTCCCGACCCCATGTGCGTATGGGACAGGTCCGGCAACATCATGCTGATAAACGATCCGTTCCTGAAGATATTTGACACAAAAAGAGCGGACATCATAGGAAAGTTTAACTTATTCGAACATGCGTACAGTATGGATAAGGAGCTATCGGACAAGATCAAAAATGTTGCGAATGGAAACAGCCTGTTCATCCCGAAGATGAAGATCTGCTTAAGTAAAAACAACGGCCATGACAGACATGTTTCGCTCAAGATCTTTCCGATATACGATTCATATGGTGAGATAACCAGCTATGTTTCAAATTTAGATGATATCACTGAAAGGCTAAGGACCGAAGAGGAACTTCTCGATTCAAAATTGCAGAATGAGTTCTATCTGGACCTGATGACACACGACATCAACAATATGAACCAGATAGGCATGGGTTTCCTTGAGCTGGCCGACGACATAATTGAAAGAGAAGGAAGCCTGGGAAAAGATAACAGTATACTGATCGGGAGGCCGATGGAAGCATTCAGGAACAGCTCAAGGCTCATAGAGAACGTAAGAAAGATACAAAAGGTAAAAAATAAAGACCTGGCTTTCGAAAAGTTTGATATCAATAATGTTTTGGAAGAAGTCAAAAATGACCATAAAGACATACAGGGCAGGGATATAACGATAAACCTGTACCCTGAAAACGGGCATACGGCCATAGCGAATCAGTTCATCAAAGACGTATTCACGAACCTTATCGGCAACTCGATAAAACATTCGCAGAATAGCGGGCCTGTGGTCATTGACGTTAAAACAGAAAGAACGATTGTGGATAATAAAGAGTATTGTAAAGTGAACATCGAGGACAATGGCCCAGGCATACCTGACCCGAGAAAAGATGAGGTCTTTGGCCGCTTTGCTACGGGCTCGGCAAAAACAAGAGGCCTGGGGCTTGGATTGTATCTGGTAAAGGTGCTGGTCGAAAGCTTTAACGGTAAAGTATGGGTGGAAGACAAGGTGGCCGGCGATCATACAAAAGGCTGCAGGTTCGTCGTGCTGTTGCCAATGGCAGAACAATGA
- a CDS encoding flavodoxin family protein yields the protein MKSLMIVESIHHGNTRKIADAMAPILNAEIVKPSEVDASRLSEYDIIGFGSGIYFGKHHRNLLDLADKLPSMDKNAFIFSTCGNKRLASHRFLREKLESKNLKIVGEFSCKAWDTYSILGLIGGINKGRPDENDLEEARKFAKSIIK from the coding sequence ATGAAGAGCTTGATGATAGTAGAATCCATACATCACGGTAACACCAGGAAGATCGCCGATGCTATGGCGCCCATATTGAACGCTGAGATAGTAAAACCATCCGAAGTCGATGCGAGCAGGCTTTCAGAGTACGACATCATCGGCTTTGGCTCCGGGATATATTTTGGAAAACACCATAGGAACCTGTTAGATCTGGCAGATAAGCTGCCGTCGATGGATAAAAATGCGTTCATATTCTCAACATGCGGAAACAAGAGGCTGGCGAGCCATAGATTTTTAAGGGAAAAGCTCGAGTCAAAAAACCTGAAGATCGTCGGGGAATTCTCATGCAAGGCATGGGACACGTATTCCATACTGGGGCTTATAGGAGGCATAAATAAGGGCAGGCCTGATGAGAATGATCTTGAGGAAGCCCGAAAGTTCGCAAAGTCCATTATTAAATGA
- a CDS encoding YbgA family protein, whose translation MRTFPRPRVVVSACLEFEHVRYDGQMIPCRTVRELMDFVDFIKVCPEYEIGLGVPREPIRIVRSGDEYRLIQPKTERDVTKEMDEFTDNFMASLPDVDGFIFKSKSPTIGLKNIKVYRGAHDPNVVERRSGFFAQKILDRYHGYPIEEDQRLNNNKIKHNFLTALYAFADFRQVRESGSMEALHDFHNRNRYLFMAYSPALYMKMNGAFKDEKPIEKYFELLRELFADMPSHVEYIDVASTIFNRYDTRATDKEKSWFYEAMEKYEKNKISLNGLLESLLLFAEKFDDVEILKQTLFEPYPLELMPDVDTERDREYAIM comes from the coding sequence ATGAGAACCTTCCCGCGTCCCCGTGTCGTCGTCAGCGCCTGCCTTGAGTTCGAGCACGTCCGCTATGACGGGCAGATGATACCATGCAGGACAGTCAGAGAACTGATGGATTTTGTCGATTTTATCAAGGTATGCCCGGAATACGAGATAGGGCTGGGCGTACCCAGGGAGCCGATCCGGATAGTAAGATCCGGCGACGAATACAGGCTTATCCAGCCTAAGACCGAAAGAGACGTCACGAAAGAGATGGACGAGTTCACGGACAATTTTATGGCCTCGCTACCGGATGTAGACGGTTTCATCTTCAAGTCAAAATCCCCGACCATCGGCCTGAAAAACATCAAGGTCTACAGGGGCGCCCATGACCCCAACGTCGTCGAAAGAAGAAGCGGCTTCTTTGCGCAGAAGATCCTGGATAGATATCACGGCTATCCGATAGAGGAAGACCAGAGGCTGAATAACAATAAGATAAAGCACAACTTCCTCACGGCGCTTTACGCCTTTGCGGATTTTAGGCAGGTAAGAGAATCAGGCTCTATGGAGGCGCTTCATGATTTCCATAACAGGAACAGGTATCTTTTCATGGCTTATAGCCCGGCGCTTTACATGAAAATGAATGGGGCTTTTAAAGATGAGAAGCCGATCGAAAAGTATTTTGAGCTCCTTCGAGAGCTTTTTGCGGACATGCCTTCACATGTCGAGTACATAGACGTCGCCAGCACGATATTCAACAGGTACGATACGAGAGCTACGGATAAGGAAAAAAGCTGGTTCTATGAAGCTATGGAAAAATATGAAAAGAACAAGATAAGCCTGAACGGGCTGCTTGAAAGCCTGTTATTGTTCGCGGAAAAATTCGACGATGTGGAGATATTGAAGCAGACGCTGTTCGAGCCGTATCCGCTGGAGCTAATGCCGGACGTAGATACGGAAAGAGACAGGGAATATGCTATAATGTAG
- a CDS encoding phytoene desaturase family protein, with the protein MRGTLITRKSVIIIGGGIAGLSAGCYARMNGYDTHIFEMHNIPGGLCTSWKRKGYVFDGCLHWLVGTTGGPKFYDMWRELGAIQNRRIIYDEDFMQIVGKGGKRFIVYNNIDRLEKHMKELSPADSKTINELIAALKKFKRMEIPTLKPGELYTKMDILKMIISMWPVMGAMNKYSKMTHMQFSEKFTDPFLREAFNDIFDFPGFPFTAFLITQAWFDNGWQGFPEGGSLEFSKAIEKRYKDLGGKVSYRSKVRNIIVENGAAVGVRMEDGTEHRADVVISACDGHETLYDMLEGKYLTEKLKTFYDSYPLFPSGMQVSLGIARDFSDEPHSQVFKLDGTVNITGVPVDKLLFKHYCKDPTIAPKGKSVVASFITADHAYWKKLGGDRAKYEAEKENVAELVISELEKHYPGVRQQIEAIDVASPTTYERYTGNWQGSYMGWMNSGQRKILGSRLPGLKNFYMCGMWTMVGGGVPTAAMTARGAVEIMCKEDGKKFLTTHG; encoded by the coding sequence ATTCGGGGGACTCTTATAACGCGTAAATCGGTCATCATCATCGGCGGCGGGATCGCCGGCCTGTCTGCGGGCTGCTATGCAAGAATGAATGGCTACGACACTCATATTTTCGAGATGCACAACATACCCGGAGGACTTTGCACATCCTGGAAGAGAAAGGGCTATGTATTCGACGGATGCCTGCACTGGCTCGTCGGCACTACCGGGGGCCCGAAGTTCTACGATATGTGGCGGGAACTGGGAGCTATCCAGAATAGAAGGATAATCTACGACGAAGATTTCATGCAGATAGTCGGTAAAGGCGGTAAGAGGTTCATCGTCTACAATAATATCGACCGGCTGGAAAAGCATATGAAGGAGCTATCTCCCGCGGACTCCAAAACGATAAATGAGCTTATCGCCGCTCTAAAAAAATTCAAAAGGATGGAGATCCCGACCTTGAAGCCGGGCGAGCTTTACACCAAGATGGACATCCTAAAAATGATCATTTCTATGTGGCCTGTGATGGGCGCGATGAATAAGTATTCGAAGATGACGCACATGCAATTCTCGGAAAAGTTCACCGATCCGTTCCTGAGGGAGGCGTTCAACGATATTTTCGATTTCCCGGGCTTTCCTTTCACGGCTTTCCTTATAACTCAGGCATGGTTCGATAACGGATGGCAGGGCTTTCCGGAAGGCGGGTCTTTAGAGTTCTCCAAAGCGATAGAGAAGAGGTATAAAGACCTGGGCGGAAAGGTCAGCTACAGGTCTAAAGTCCGGAATATCATCGTCGAGAATGGCGCCGCTGTCGGCGTCAGGATGGAAGACGGGACCGAGCACAGGGCCGATGTCGTGATATCCGCTTGCGACGGCCATGAGACTTTGTACGATATGCTTGAAGGCAAGTATCTTACAGAGAAACTAAAGACTTTTTACGATTCGTATCCGCTATTCCCTTCGGGCATGCAGGTGTCGCTGGGCATCGCAAGGGACTTTTCGGATGAGCCACACTCGCAGGTTTTCAAGCTTGACGGGACCGTTAATATCACAGGCGTACCTGTCGATAAGCTATTATTCAAACATTATTGTAAAGACCCTACGATAGCGCCTAAAGGAAAGTCTGTAGTGGCTTCATTCATAACTGCCGACCATGCTTACTGGAAGAAGCTAGGCGGAGATCGCGCTAAATACGAGGCGGAGAAAGAGAATGTCGCAGAGCTTGTTATCTCGGAGCTTGAAAAGCATTATCCCGGCGTCAGGCAGCAGATCGAGGCTATAGATGTCGCATCGCCTACGACATATGAAAGATATACGGGGAACTGGCAGGGATCTTACATGGGGTGGATGAACAGCGGCCAGAGGAAGATACTCGGCTCAAGGCTTCCGGGGTTGAAAAATTTCTATATGTGCGGAATGTGGACGATGGTCGGAGGAGGCGTGCCGACGGCGGCTATGACCGCTCGCGGAGCTGTAGAGATAATGTGCAAGGAAGATGGGAAGAAGTTCTTGACGACACATGGGTAA
- a CDS encoding cyclase family protein, with product MRIVDLTHTIHPEMPVFPGTEQPVITKTNTLEKDGFCEVIISMYSHTGTHIDAPAHILENGPTLDKLDVGHFIGSATILDLSNLETKTISVDDLKNYEGRIGRSDFIIIKTGWGKHWGDKKYFDVFPSLSVEAAEWLAKFDLKGIGIDAISIDDINSTTFSVHKTFFRKNMVVIENLTNLDSIKKEFFTLSILPLKTKDADGSPVRAIAMVDEQR from the coding sequence ATGAGGATCGTCGACTTAACTCATACGATACACCCGGAAATGCCGGTATTTCCAGGAACGGAACAGCCAGTCATAACAAAGACGAATACGCTGGAAAAAGACGGTTTTTGTGAAGTGATCATCTCGATGTATTCGCATACGGGCACCCATATCGACGCCCCTGCACATATACTTGAGAATGGGCCAACTTTAGATAAACTGGACGTAGGGCATTTCATAGGTAGTGCCACGATACTTGATCTTTCAAACCTGGAAACAAAAACGATAAGCGTCGATGATCTAAAAAATTATGAAGGGCGGATAGGCAGATCGGATTTTATCATCATTAAAACAGGCTGGGGAAAACACTGGGGAGACAAAAAATACTTTGACGTATTCCCATCGCTAAGCGTCGAAGCCGCGGAGTGGCTTGCGAAGTTCGACCTGAAAGGGATCGGCATCGATGCGATCTCTATCGATGACATCAACTCTACGACTTTTTCAGTGCACAAGACATTCTTTAGAAAGAATATGGTGGTCATAGAGAATTTGACGAACCTGGATTCGATCAAAAAAGAATTTTTTACCCTCAGCATCCTGCCTTTAAAGACCAAAGACGCCGATGGCTCCCCTGTAAGGGCAATCGCTATGGTGGATGAACAGCGCTGA
- a CDS encoding class I SAM-dependent methyltransferase, whose translation MKQSDRITLHEYYDSKLKTYGYDTRSLGWIPGARNVRLGALTSIGDLDNSSVLDVGCGFGDLYGYMVKKGMTVSYTGVDINPDFIEIAKQVYPDARFMAADFEEEDIGGNFDWIFAAGIFTIKISDNEAFIRNMLKKMFDVCDKGFAADFLSPIGYGTEDKYWRCEPESILAFCRKLSRRVTLRCDYMAGEFCVYVYKNDITDERNVFEGYDER comes from the coding sequence TTGAAACAGTCTGACCGCATCACCTTACACGAATATTATGATAGTAAGCTGAAAACATATGGCTACGACACGCGAAGCCTGGGCTGGATCCCCGGCGCGAGAAATGTAAGGTTAGGGGCCCTGACATCAATAGGCGACCTTGATAATTCTTCAGTCCTCGACGTCGGATGCGGCTTTGGCGACCTTTACGGGTACATGGTCAAGAAAGGTATGACGGTCAGTTATACGGGCGTGGATATTAATCCGGATTTTATTGAGATAGCAAAACAGGTCTATCCCGATGCACGGTTCATGGCCGCGGATTTTGAAGAGGAGGACATCGGCGGGAATTTTGACTGGATATTCGCCGCGGGAATATTCACCATTAAGATATCGGATAACGAGGCGTTCATCAGGAACATGCTTAAAAAGATGTTCGACGTATGCGATAAGGGATTTGCCGCTGATTTCTTAAGCCCCATCGGATATGGTACAGAAGATAAATACTGGAGATGCGAGCCGGAGAGTATATTAGCGTTCTGCAGGAAGCTTTCCAGAAGAGTCACGCTAAGATGCGATTATATGGCCGGCGAGTTTTGCGTTTATGTGTACAAGAACGATATTACCGATGAGAGGAATGTGTTCGAGGGATATGACGAAAGGTAG
- a CDS encoding class I SAM-dependent methyltransferase — MTSEGIGRNNRLLDFWGSVGITKHVGGIAATKQLAGLCGIGPSQLVLDIGCGTGYTACFLAKEYDVKVIAIDINPKILRHAKKRIERENVSDKVITINADANNLPFPDNMFDAAISESVLTFCDKKRAPSEIYRVLKPDGYFGGNEGVYLKPPPHRISHRMDTEFSIQMLDEMEWHEVFESAGFAYQFSRVFDKNLIEDIGGLLKIYGVGKFCSAFMKTILNPSARKMFSDRDALKIGMMNSTSLGYGLYVYRKLNSSGLFSRPAAPMAVLEAKPLFRTKTGQRKAL, encoded by the coding sequence ATGACATCGGAGGGTATTGGAAGAAATAATAGATTACTTGACTTTTGGGGATCAGTCGGTATTACCAAGCATGTAGGGGGGATAGCCGCAACTAAACAGTTAGCGGGATTATGCGGTATCGGCCCCAGCCAGCTCGTTCTGGACATAGGCTGCGGTACCGGTTACACGGCATGCTTTCTGGCTAAAGAGTATGACGTAAAGGTCATCGCCATAGATATTAATCCTAAGATCTTAAGGCATGCAAAAAAGCGGATCGAGCGGGAGAACGTGAGCGATAAAGTGATAACCATTAATGCTGACGCCAACAACCTGCCGTTCCCGGATAACATGTTCGATGCCGCCATCTCCGAATCGGTCCTGACGTTCTGCGATAAGAAGAGAGCTCCTTCGGAGATATACCGGGTCCTGAAGCCTGACGGGTATTTCGGAGGCAATGAGGGAGTATACTTAAAGCCGCCTCCGCATAGAATATCACACCGGATGGATACGGAGTTCAGCATTCAGATGCTTGACGAGATGGAATGGCATGAGGTCTTCGAGAGTGCCGGGTTCGCTTATCAGTTTTCCAGAGTGTTCGACAAGAACCTCATAGAGGATATCGGCGGGCTTCTCAAAATATATGGCGTAGGAAAATTCTGCTCTGCTTTCATGAAAACGATCCTTAACCCGTCCGCAAGGAAAATGTTCTCTGACCGGGACGCGCTCAAGATAGGTATGATGAATTCAACCTCCCTGGGCTACGGTCTATACGTATACAGGAAATTGAATAGTTCCGGCTTATTTAGCAGGCCTGCTGCGCCTATGGCAGTATTAGAGGCAAAGCCATTATTCAGGACGAAGACAGGGCAGAGGAAAGCGCTTTAA
- a CDS encoding sensor histidine kinase produces the protein MDINILQAKGVNKFSILLIAAQLCISMVLVAMLVFSIVGDLLSIITVISAVLLNLFCLPLSLLLYRSSKDEILQKIFLGLSMTFALLTISGVIWYILPLVLDLPWLEQAAKLLTIISYAPITISLYNVYKARDFKIEPWLQILIFFINFTLAVWILFFTAIYFDINNLFDVSIYAGSMIIDIVLLTMTSILVLAYMPNQLRYLFSIIFIFEFFSFLGDSLSLVGYLGLFDTTGHAQLFYDLMLISISAGLLVYSLCNIKITTVEEVNKKLSDTRQLMYDLIMQSPDATCIFNTNGDIVLMNNMFIKIFDVSGPYLERSFNLFKNSENLGDNIKQKIMRVMNGETVVLHGVKLFSMKDKDRFTFNTIKIFPVFTSDKKISSYITIVQDLTELKRYEDELVQAKSQAELYIDLMSHDINNMNQIGLGYLEMAMDSISDNEKRILLERSYESMINSTKLIDNVKKVRSVNENNMFLEPIDLGKVLNEVLIDCKDFPEREVNIEYNIEEGSYVLANPLIKDVFTNLINNAVKHSYGSVKISVGSDEFFIDGKKYYRITVEDNGPGVSDEMKPVIFDRLYRSRSRTGGGGLGLYLVKTLLEKFDGTIKVEDRVPGDRTMGSRFVVMMPAIGACDGRF, from the coding sequence ATGGATATCAATATATTGCAGGCCAAGGGTGTTAACAAATTCTCTATTCTGCTCATCGCCGCTCAGTTATGTATATCCATGGTACTTGTCGCAATGCTGGTATTTTCGATCGTCGGCGATCTGTTATCCATAATAACGGTAATATCGGCTGTTCTTTTGAACCTTTTTTGTCTGCCGTTATCATTGCTGCTATACCGGTCGAGCAAGGATGAGATATTACAAAAGATATTTTTAGGGCTGTCAATGACTTTTGCACTGCTTACCATCTCCGGCGTCATATGGTATATCCTGCCTCTGGTCCTTGATCTTCCATGGCTCGAGCAGGCTGCGAAACTCCTGACAATAATAAGCTATGCGCCAATAACAATATCCCTCTACAATGTCTATAAGGCCCGAGACTTCAAGATAGAACCCTGGCTTCAGATCCTTATATTTTTCATTAATTTTACGCTGGCTGTATGGATACTGTTCTTTACAGCGATCTACTTCGACATTAATAATCTGTTCGATGTTTCCATCTATGCCGGATCCATGATAATTGACATCGTTCTTCTTACCATGACTTCCATTCTGGTTTTAGCTTACATGCCCAACCAGCTTCGCTATTTATTTTCCATAATATTCATATTCGAATTCTTTAGCTTCTTAGGGGACTCTCTTAGCCTCGTCGGATACCTGGGATTATTTGATACGACAGGACATGCCCAGCTTTTCTATGACCTGATGCTTATATCCATATCTGCGGGATTGCTCGTCTACTCCTTATGTAATATCAAGATAACGACCGTAGAAGAGGTCAACAAGAAACTAAGCGACACACGCCAGCTGATGTACGACCTGATCATGCAGTCGCCGGACGCCACATGCATATTTAATACGAACGGGGATATCGTCCTGATGAATAATATGTTCATAAAAATATTCGACGTATCCGGCCCCTATCTTGAAAGATCTTTCAATCTTTTTAAAAATAGTGAAAATCTTGGCGACAACATTAAACAGAAGATCATGCGGGTCATGAACGGGGAAACTGTAGTATTGCACGGAGTAAAATTATTTTCCATGAAGGATAAGGACCGTTTTACATTTAATACGATTAAAATATTCCCTGTATTTACGTCCGATAAAAAGATCTCGAGCTATATTACGATAGTGCAGGATCTCACCGAATTAAAGCGGTATGAAGATGAGCTGGTACAGGCAAAATCACAGGCCGAGCTATATATCGATCTTATGAGCCACGATATTAACAACATGAACCAGATCGGCCTGGGATACCTTGAAATGGCAATGGATTCGATCAGCGATAATGAAAAACGGATATTGCTGGAAAGATCCTACGAATCCATGATAAATAGCACTAAGCTCATCGATAACGTGAAGAAGGTCCGTTCCGTGAATGAAAACAACATGTTCCTCGAGCCTATAGATCTGGGCAAGGTGCTTAACGAAGTCCTTATCGATTGTAAAGATTTTCCAGAAAGGGAAGTTAACATAGAGTATAATATCGAGGAAGGCAGTTATGTCCTGGCCAACCCCCTCATAAAGGATGTATTCACCAACCTGATCAATAATGCTGTAAAGCATTCATATGGCTCGGTTAAGATATCCGTGGGTTCTGATGAATTTTTTATAGATGGCAAAAAGTACTATCGCATAACTGTGGAGGATAACGGCCCGGGCGTATCGGATGAAATGAAGCCCGTCATTTTCGACCGGCTTTACCGGAGCAGGTCCAGGACAGGGGGCGGCGGGCTTGGATTGTACCTGGTGAAGACGCTCCTGGAAAAATTTGATGGCACTATCAAGGTCGAGGACAGAGTTCCCGGAGACCGCACGATGGGAAGCAGGTTCGTGGTCATGATGCCAGCGATAGGGGCCTGTGATGGGCGGTTTTAA
- a CDS encoding class I SAM-dependent methyltransferase — MILKLYDRATLSGFYNEHLDMFGYDERSLGWIEGTQEARFEALTAIADLNDSSVLDVGCGFGDLYGYLLKKGIKVNYTGVDINPGFIRIAESLHPDACFIICDFEDEPIEGDFDWAFESGMFNLKISDNDAFIKNSLRKMYRLCNKGLAADFLNLSAYNIFGHMHLQDPVRLYDFCRTLSGNVRIRQDYKPTEFCVYIYKD, encoded by the coding sequence ATGATATTGAAACTCTATGACAGGGCTACACTGTCCGGTTTTTATAATGAGCATCTGGACATGTTCGGATATGATGAGAGAAGCCTTGGGTGGATAGAGGGAACCCAGGAAGCGAGGTTTGAAGCCCTGACAGCCATAGCCGACCTGAATGATAGCTCTGTACTGGACGTAGGATGCGGTTTCGGAGACCTTTACGGATATCTTCTTAAAAAAGGGATAAAGGTGAACTATACGGGTGTCGACATAAACCCCGGCTTTATCAGGATAGCAGAGAGCTTGCACCCGGATGCCTGTTTTATAATATGCGACTTTGAGGATGAGCCCATAGAAGGCGATTTTGACTGGGCGTTCGAATCGGGGATGTTCAACCTGAAAATTTCCGACAACGACGCATTCATAAAAAACTCATTGAGAAAGATGTACCGCCTGTGCAACAAAGGCCTAGCAGCCGATTTCCTTAATCTTAGCGCCTACAACATATTCGGACATATGCATCTTCAAGACCCAGTCAGGCTGTATGATTTTTGTAGGACGCTATCAGGAAACGTAAGGATCAGGCAGGATTATAAGCCGACTGAGTTTTGCGTTTACATCTATAAAGACTGA
- a CDS encoding S8 family peptidase produces MKKIFTASLICIIVISILAAGTVTASTIPEKKVKAIIVFNDVPSDDDINYLKGNGGSIKYKYGIINGIALELPQQAYDNIVSTGKNSKKPSSNPIFDKISYIEIDQEVYATGKPSKVRPTPTPVPQSLPWGINRIGSTVAWTASTGAGVKVAVIDTGIDYDHPDLSGNVQGGYSCVSYTGDYKDDNGHGTHVAGIVAARNNDIGVVGVAPDAWLYGVKALNKKGSGYTSDVIEGIDWSVANGMQVITMSLGSAYEVQALHDAVDNAYANGIVVIAAAGNDYGGPINYPAAYDTVIAVTATDQYDAAASFSNAGPEAELAAPGVSIYSTYKSGTYAIMSGTSMSTPHVAGAAALLIADGITSPEDVRIALRSTAEDLGLSGPDPYYGYGLVNADAAVANAG; encoded by the coding sequence ATGAAAAAAATATTTACAGCTTCTTTAATCTGTATTATCGTGATCTCGATCCTGGCTGCAGGGACGGTCACAGCTTCGACGATCCCAGAAAAAAAGGTCAAGGCAATAATTGTGTTCAATGATGTGCCATCCGATGATGACATTAACTACTTAAAAGGCAATGGCGGGTCAATAAAATATAAGTACGGCATAATCAACGGGATAGCGCTCGAGCTTCCTCAGCAGGCTTATGATAATATTGTCTCTACAGGTAAAAATTCTAAGAAACCTTCGAGCAATCCGATATTTGATAAAATAAGCTACATAGAGATAGATCAGGAAGTGTATGCAACGGGCAAGCCATCAAAAGTGAGGCCTACGCCAACACCTGTGCCTCAATCCTTGCCATGGGGCATAAACCGGATCGGCTCAACAGTGGCCTGGACTGCCAGCACCGGCGCAGGCGTTAAGGTCGCTGTTATCGATACCGGTATCGACTATGACCACCCGGACCTTTCCGGGAACGTACAAGGCGGATATAGCTGTGTATCGTATACTGGCGACTATAAAGACGATAACGGTCACGGCACACACGTCGCCGGAATAGTCGCCGCCAGGAACAATGACATCGGCGTAGTCGGAGTGGCCCCGGATGCATGGCTCTACGGAGTTAAAGCGTTAAATAAGAAAGGCTCCGGCTACACAAGCGATGTCATAGAGGGCATAGACTGGTCAGTCGCTAACGGGATGCAGGTAATAACCATGAGCCTGGGTTCCGCATATGAGGTCCAGGCGCTGCATGACGCTGTAGACAACGCTTACGCGAACGGTATTGTCGTAATAGCCGCGGCGGGTAACGACTACGGCGGGCCTATAAACTACCCGGCAGCCTATGATACTGTTATCGCAGTGACGGCGACCGACCAGTACGACGCGGCCGCCTCATTCAGCAATGCAGGCCCCGAGGCCGAACTGGCAGCGCCGGGAGTGAGCATATACTCTACCTATAAGAGCGGGACTTATGCCATAATGAGCGGCACGAGCATGTCAACGCCTCATGTCGCGGGAGCGGCGGCATTACTGATCGCCGACGGGATCACAAGCCCTGAAGATGTAAGGATTGCGCTTCGATCAACCGCAGAAGACCTTGGCTTATCCGGCCCCGATCCATATTACGGGTACGGCCTGGTAAACGCTGACGCAGCTGTGGCAAATGCCGGCTAA